One stretch of Harmonia axyridis chromosome 1, icHarAxyr1.1, whole genome shotgun sequence DNA includes these proteins:
- the LOC123671136 gene encoding alpha-amylase-like — protein sequence MILIWFLTLLVASVLSQKNPNFVQNRSTIVHLFEWKWKDIAQECEDFLSKHGYGGVQISPPNENLILNRRQWYERYQPVSYVLETRSGNEEDFKDMTERCNKAGIRIYVDAVINHMSGGDGVGTAGNKGEASKKNFPGVPYTPEHFHTPCPINNYNDANEVRYCELVGLKDLDQGQEHVRTKIVDFMNHLIDLGVAGFRVDAAKHMHPDDLKVIFGRLKNLNTKHGFAKDAKAFIYQEISGQGGDAVTREQYTGVGAVLEFRYGHLLSKVFSKRDKMRYLDSWGPQWSLVNPGYDAVTFIDNHDTQRSERDILTYKNSKPYKMAVAFMLAHPYGTGRVMSSFDFVDSETSPPHDSEGNLISPGFRDDDTCTNGYICEHRWRQIYNMVGFRNVVDGTAVQNWQTLDDHQIAFCRGNKGFIALNNEGNINKKLHVCLPEGEYCDIISGSLVDGKCTGKVISVDGNGDAHISINSNEEDGLLAIHLKSKKQ from the exons atgattctcATCTGGTTCTTGACGCTTCTTGTGGCTTCAGTATTGAGTCAAAAAAATCCTAACTTTGTACAGAACCGTTCAACGATAGTTCACTTATTTGAATGGAAATGGAAGGATATAGCTCAAGAATGTGAGGATTTCCTCAGCAAACATGGATATGGAGGTGTTCAA ATTTCACCTCCAAACGAGAATTTGATTCTCAATAGGAGGCAATGGTATGAAAGATACCAACCAGTAAGCTATGTGCTAGAGACAAGATCAGGGAATGAAGAGGATTTCAAAGATATGACAGAGAGATGTAATAAAGCAGGTATCAG AATATATGTCGACGCCGTCATCAATCATATGAGTGGTGGAGATGGTGTGGGAACTGCAGGAAATAAGGGAGAAGCttccaagaaaaattttccAGGGGTGCCTTATACACCCGAGCATTTTCACACTCCATGCcccataaataattataatgatGCGAATGAAGTGAGATACTGTGAACTAGTTGGACTGAAAGATTTGGATCAG GGTCAAGAACATGTTCGAACCAAAATAGTTGATTTCATGAATCACTTGATCGATCTTGGAGTAGCTGGATTCAGAGTAGATGCTGCAAAACATATGCACCCAGATGATCTTAAGGTGATTTTTGGACGACTCAAAAACTTGAACACAAAGCATGGTTTTGCGAAGGATGCTAAAGCATTCATTTATCAAGAAATATCTGGACAAG GTGGAGATGCTGTCACTCGGGAACAATATACAGGTGTTGGAGCTGTTCTAGAGTTTAGGTACGGTCATCTTCTCAGCAAAGTGTTCAGCAAGAGAGACAAAATGAGGTACTTAGACAGTTGGGGTCCACAATGGAGTTTAGTAAACCCTGGTTACGATGCTGTAACCTTTATTGACAACCACGACACCCAGAGATCAGAAAGGGATATTCTGACGTACAAAAACTCCAAACCATACAAGATGGCTGTCGCTTTCATGCTTGCCCATCCATATGGTACAGGGAGAGTGATGTCTagtttcgattttgttgattcGGAAACCTCACCTCCTCATGATTCTGAAGGTAATCTGATATCACCTGGGTTCAGAGATGATGACACTTGTACCAATGGGTACATATGCGAACATAGATGGCGTCAAATCTACAATATGGTTGGTTTCCGGAATGTGGTTGATG gTACTGCGGTACAGAACTGGCAAACACTTGATGACCATCAGATAGCCTTTTGCAGAGGAAATAAGGGATTTATTGCATTAAACAACGAgggaaatataaataaaaaacttcatgTTTGCCTGCCTGAGGGCGAATATTGTGATATAATATCTGGAAGTTTGGTTGATGGAAAATGTACCGGAAAAGTTATAAGTGTAGATGGAAATGGCGATGCTCACATTTCTATTAACAGTAACGAAGAAGATGGATTATTGGCTATTCATTTGAAATCGAAGAAACAGTGA
- the LOC123671135 gene encoding alpha-amylase-like isoform X1 produces the protein MKSELVQIPPEKTMLVSLLFLTFFLAIASPQKNPHFVDNHSTIVHLFEWKWKDIAQECENFLAPHGYAGVQISPPNENLILNSRPWFERYQPVSYNLNTRSGNEKDLEEMSRRCNKVGVRIYADIVFNHMTGGDGYGTAGNRGESSNDNYPGVPYSREHFHPPCAIDNYQDAYVVRNCELVGLRDLNQTQEYVREKIVGFLNNLIDLGLAGFRIDAAKHMLPEDLSIIFGRLKDLNTDYGFAPGSRAFIYQEVPGHGGEAISREDYTGVGRILEFWHGNRLGTVFRKNDKLMYLSNWGTEWGLLQGSDTVVFIDNHDTQRSDATTLTYKDSKLYKMASAFMLAHPYEGVGRVMSSFDFVDTNTPPPQDSNGNLISPGFNSDNTCTNGYICEHRWREIYAMVKFRNVVEGTGINDWQTLADQQVAFCRGNKGFIVFNNEGNIDRTVHACVPPGEYCDVISGDLVNGKCTGRVVVVDQNCDTHISLYESEMDGVIAIHQDSKIN, from the exons ATGAAATCTGAACTGGTTCAAATTCCTCCAGAg aaaaccaTGCTTGTATCACTTTTATTTCTGACGTTTTTCCTTGCAATTGCAAGCCCCCAAAAAAATCCTCACTTTGTGGATAATCATTCTACAATTGTCCATCTGTTCGAATGGAAATGGAAAGATATTGCACAAGAATGTGAGAACTTTCTTGCCCCTCATGGTTATGCAGGTGTTCAG ATCTCGCCACCCAATGAGAATCTGATACTGAATTCTAGGCCTTGGTTTGAAAGATATCAACCTGTAAGTTATAATTTGAACACAAGATCTGGAAATGAAAAAGATCTGGAAGAAATGTCGAGAAGATGTAATAAAGTAGGAGTAAG AATATATGCAGACATTGTGTTCAATCACATGACTGGAGGAGATGGATATGGCACTGCTGGCAATAGAGGAGAATCTTCCAATGATAATTACCCTGGAGTACCATATTCTAGAGAGCATTTTCATCCACCCTGCGCAATCGATAACTACCAGGATGCTTATGTCGTAAGGAATTGTGAACTTGTGGGACTGAGAGATTTGAATCAG ACACAAGAATATGTGAGGGAAAAAATTGTTGGTTTCTTGAACAatttgatcgacctgggtttgGCAGGATTCAGAATCGATGCAGCAAAACATATGTTACCTGAGGACTTGAGTATAATCTTTGGAAGACTCAAGGATCTTAACACAGACTACGGGTTTGCTCCAGGTTCTAGAGCCTTTATTTATCAAGAAGTTCCTGGACACG GTGGCGAAGCTATCTCAAGAGAAGATTATACCGGAGTTGGAAGAATATTGGAATTCTGGCATGGTAACCGACTGGGCACCGTCTTTAGAAAGAACGACAAGTTGATGTATCTTTCCAACTGGGGAACAGAATGGGGTCTTCTACAAGGAAGTGATACTGTAGTTTTCATCGACAACCACGATACTCAAAGAAGTGACGCTACCACTTTAACATACAAGGACTCGAAGCTGTACAAAATGGCTTCAGCATTCATGTTGGCTCATCCATATGAAGGAGTAGGAAGGGTGATGTCCAGCTTTGATTTCGTGGATACCAACACTCCACCACCACAAGACTCTAATGGTAACTTGATATCACCAGGGTTCAACAGTGACAACACTTGTACTAATGGTTATATATGCGAACATAGGTGGAGAGAAATTTATGCCATGGTCAAATTCAGGAATGTAGTTGAAG GAACTGGAATAAACGACTGGCAAACTCTAGCAGATCAACAGGTTGCTTTCTGTAGAGGAAACAAAGGCTTCATTGTTTTCAATAACGAGGGCAATATCGATAGAACAGTTCATGCTTGTGTTCCTCCAGGAGAATATTGTGATGTCATATCAGGGGACCTCGTCAATGGAAAATGTACTGGAAGAGTTGTTGTTGTTGATCAGAATTGCGACACCCACATATCTTTGTATGAGAGTGAAATGGATGGTGTTATTGCAATTCACCAAGATTCGAAGATTAACTAG
- the LOC123671135 gene encoding alpha-amylase-like isoform X2: MLVSLLFLTFFLAIASPQKNPHFVDNHSTIVHLFEWKWKDIAQECENFLAPHGYAGVQISPPNENLILNSRPWFERYQPVSYNLNTRSGNEKDLEEMSRRCNKVGVRIYADIVFNHMTGGDGYGTAGNRGESSNDNYPGVPYSREHFHPPCAIDNYQDAYVVRNCELVGLRDLNQTQEYVREKIVGFLNNLIDLGLAGFRIDAAKHMLPEDLSIIFGRLKDLNTDYGFAPGSRAFIYQEVPGHGGEAISREDYTGVGRILEFWHGNRLGTVFRKNDKLMYLSNWGTEWGLLQGSDTVVFIDNHDTQRSDATTLTYKDSKLYKMASAFMLAHPYEGVGRVMSSFDFVDTNTPPPQDSNGNLISPGFNSDNTCTNGYICEHRWREIYAMVKFRNVVEGTGINDWQTLADQQVAFCRGNKGFIVFNNEGNIDRTVHACVPPGEYCDVISGDLVNGKCTGRVVVVDQNCDTHISLYESEMDGVIAIHQDSKIN, translated from the exons aTGCTTGTATCACTTTTATTTCTGACGTTTTTCCTTGCAATTGCAAGCCCCCAAAAAAATCCTCACTTTGTGGATAATCATTCTACAATTGTCCATCTGTTCGAATGGAAATGGAAAGATATTGCACAAGAATGTGAGAACTTTCTTGCCCCTCATGGTTATGCAGGTGTTCAG ATCTCGCCACCCAATGAGAATCTGATACTGAATTCTAGGCCTTGGTTTGAAAGATATCAACCTGTAAGTTATAATTTGAACACAAGATCTGGAAATGAAAAAGATCTGGAAGAAATGTCGAGAAGATGTAATAAAGTAGGAGTAAG AATATATGCAGACATTGTGTTCAATCACATGACTGGAGGAGATGGATATGGCACTGCTGGCAATAGAGGAGAATCTTCCAATGATAATTACCCTGGAGTACCATATTCTAGAGAGCATTTTCATCCACCCTGCGCAATCGATAACTACCAGGATGCTTATGTCGTAAGGAATTGTGAACTTGTGGGACTGAGAGATTTGAATCAG ACACAAGAATATGTGAGGGAAAAAATTGTTGGTTTCTTGAACAatttgatcgacctgggtttgGCAGGATTCAGAATCGATGCAGCAAAACATATGTTACCTGAGGACTTGAGTATAATCTTTGGAAGACTCAAGGATCTTAACACAGACTACGGGTTTGCTCCAGGTTCTAGAGCCTTTATTTATCAAGAAGTTCCTGGACACG GTGGCGAAGCTATCTCAAGAGAAGATTATACCGGAGTTGGAAGAATATTGGAATTCTGGCATGGTAACCGACTGGGCACCGTCTTTAGAAAGAACGACAAGTTGATGTATCTTTCCAACTGGGGAACAGAATGGGGTCTTCTACAAGGAAGTGATACTGTAGTTTTCATCGACAACCACGATACTCAAAGAAGTGACGCTACCACTTTAACATACAAGGACTCGAAGCTGTACAAAATGGCTTCAGCATTCATGTTGGCTCATCCATATGAAGGAGTAGGAAGGGTGATGTCCAGCTTTGATTTCGTGGATACCAACACTCCACCACCACAAGACTCTAATGGTAACTTGATATCACCAGGGTTCAACAGTGACAACACTTGTACTAATGGTTATATATGCGAACATAGGTGGAGAGAAATTTATGCCATGGTCAAATTCAGGAATGTAGTTGAAG GAACTGGAATAAACGACTGGCAAACTCTAGCAGATCAACAGGTTGCTTTCTGTAGAGGAAACAAAGGCTTCATTGTTTTCAATAACGAGGGCAATATCGATAGAACAGTTCATGCTTGTGTTCCTCCAGGAGAATATTGTGATGTCATATCAGGGGACCTCGTCAATGGAAAATGTACTGGAAGAGTTGTTGTTGTTGATCAGAATTGCGACACCCACATATCTTTGTATGAGAGTGAAATGGATGGTGTTATTGCAATTCACCAAGATTCGAAGATTAACTAG